Proteins encoded in a region of the Vicia villosa cultivar HV-30 ecotype Madison, WI linkage group LG5, Vvil1.0, whole genome shotgun sequence genome:
- the LOC131602218 gene encoding protein ELC-like, with protein MVPPATQPPNPQETQQFLSSVLSQRGPSAVPYSEDTKWLIRQHLISLLTTFPSLEPKTATFTHNDGRTVNLLQADGTIPMTYQSVTYNIPVVIWLMESYPRHPPCVYVNPTRDMIIKRPHPHVNPSGLVSVPYLHNWIYPSSNLVDLVLSLSLVFGRDPPLYSQRRTSNNNPNPNPNPNHNPNNNPNHNPHQNHHPNPNINQSSNFANASSSGYPHPARNNYPPSPYSPSRPTHTEDPTEVFRRNAINKLVEMVHNDVTSLRKTREAEMEGLFGLQGVLKQREEVLDKGVREMREEMEGLEQQLQMVLMNTDVLEGWLRDNQGKKLESLENVEDAFECVDVLSKQMLDCTAADLAIEDTLYALDKGVQVGAVPFDQYLRSVRVLSREQFFHRATAAKVRAAQLQAQVATIAARSHHYGS; from the coding sequence ATGGTTCCACCGGCGACACAACCGCCGAACCCCCAAGAAACCCAACAATTCCTCAGCTCCGTCCTCTCCCAGCGTGGCCCATCCGCCGTCCCCTACTCCGAAGACACCAAATGGCTCATCCGTCAACACTTGATCTCTCTCCTCACAACCTTCCCTTCCCTTGAACCCAAAACCGCTACCTTCACTCACAACGATGGCCGCACCGTTAACCTCCTCCAAGCCGATGGAACCATACCCATGACGTACCAATCTGTTACCTACAACATCCCTGTTGTTATCTGGCTCATGGAATCGTACCCTCGTCACCCTCCTTGTGTCTATGTTAACCCTACCAGAGACATGATCATCAAACGCCCTCACCCTCATGTTAACCCTTCTGGCCTTGTTTCTGTTCCGTATTTGCATAATTGGATCTACCCTAGCTCCAATTTGGTTGATCTTGTTCTCTCTTTGAGTCTTGTATTTGGTCGTGACCCTCCTCTTTATTCCCAACGTAGAACTAGTAACAACAACCCTAATCCCAATCCCAATCCCAATCATAACCCTAATAATAACCCTAATCATAACCCTCATCAAAATCATCATCCTAATCCGAATATCAATCAAAGTTCTAATTTTGCAAATGCTTCTTCATCTGGGTATCCCCATCCTGCTAGGAATAATTACCCTCCTTCGCCTTATTCGCCTTCGCGTCCTACTCATACGGAGGATCCTACTGAGGTTTTTAGGAGGAATGCTATTAACAAGCTTGTGGAGATGGTACATAATGATGTTACATCTCTGAGGAAGACTAGGGAAGCTGAAATGGAGGGTTTGTTTGGTTTGCAAGGGGTTTTGAAGCAGCGGGAGGAGGTTCTGGATAAAGGTGTGAGGGAAATGCGAGAGGAGATGGAGGGTTTGGAGCAGCAACTTCAGATGGTTTTGATGAATACTGATGTTTTAGAGGGTTGGTTGAGGGATAATCAAGGGAAGAAGTTGGAGAGTTTGGAGAATGTGGAGGATGCTTTTGAGTGTGTGGATGTGCTTTCTAAACAGATGCTTGATTGTACTGCTGCTGATTTGGCTATTGAAGATACTCTTTATGCGTTGGATAAGGGTGTTCAGGTGGGAGCTGTGCCGTTTGATCAGTACTTGAGGAGTGTGAGGGTGTTGTCGAGGGAGCAGTTCTTTCACCGGGCTACGGCTGCTAAAGTTAGAGCTGCTCAGTTGCAGGCTCAGGTTGCTACTATTGCTGCGAGGAGTCATCATTATGGTAGCTGA